In Chloroflexota bacterium, a single genomic region encodes these proteins:
- a CDS encoding DoxX family protein produces the protein MQESDTQPGIFGGILEKYADEFWLLFRVIFAILVFLHGIQKAFLLWGFPAGANPNGLGALVDLAGWVELISALLIGFGFLTRLGAGAIAVTMIIAYFGVHAMLSPVWPWPHLYPNPPDGGNAFVAHGGEVTILWFIVAGVIGVIGGGKYALDRVVFKREPL, from the coding sequence ATGCAGGAAAGTGACACTCAACCCGGTATCTTCGGCGGTATTTTGGAAAAGTATGCGGACGAGTTTTGGCTGCTGTTCCGCGTTATATTCGCGATTCTGGTCTTCCTGCACGGAATCCAGAAGGCGTTCTTGCTGTGGGGATTCCCCGCCGGCGCAAACCCCAACGGGCTTGGCGCACTGGTTGATCTCGCAGGCTGGGTCGAGCTGATTTCTGCTCTGCTCATCGGTTTCGGTTTCCTGACGCGGCTCGGCGCAGGCGCTATCGCCGTAACGATGATAATCGCGTACTTCGGCGTACACGCCATGCTTAGCCCTGTCTGGCCCTGGCCGCACCTGTATCCCAATCCTCCGGACGGCGGCAATGCGTTCGTGGCGCACGGCGGCGAAGTTACCATCCTGTGGTTCATCGTTGCGGGCGTTATCGGCGTTATCGGCGGCGGTAAGTACGCGCTTGACCGCGTAGTATTCAAGCGGGAACCCCTATAA